In Trichocoleus sp. FACHB-46, the sequence TGCCGGGGCTAGCCCCGTGGGTTCATACCTTTGATTACTCTGAATGGCTCGTTTCGCAGAGATACAGACACCACGAAACAGCCATTCAGGGCTTGCTGTAAGGGGTTGAGCGCGGCTTGTTTTTTCAGAATTCCCAAAGCGATCGCTGCATCTCGTTGCACATCG encodes:
- a CDS encoding HEAT repeat domain-containing protein, with product MQKIPADRSLSVFIKALTDEYSDVQRDAAIALGILKKQAALNPLQQALNGCFVVSVSLRNEPFRVIKGMNPRG